Proteins from a single region of Weeksella virosa DSM 16922:
- a CDS encoding glycosyltransferase family 2 protein: protein MDKLAICILNWNGRKLLEEFLPSVVENSKGYPIYLIDNQSSDDYLTLLQEKFPDVRVIQNSENHGFAKGYNIGLQSIDAEYFCLLNSDVEVSKNWIEPVLQLFDTDKNISAIQPKILSYRNKDEFEYAGAAGGFIDNLGYPYCRGRLFFTIEKDRQQYNDSIEIFWASGACLFIRAKDYWAVDGFDEDFEAHMEEIDLCWRLKNRGKKIMFCGDSTVYHLGAATLKKDSYKKMYLNYRNSLWMNVKNLPKSRLFPCLFARLSLDGIAAIAFLPSKGFSHLRAVFWSHMHFYRGLKKMYRKRELHPIKNYYQTKFLVFQYFIATKRKFTDLDN from the coding sequence ATGGATAAACTGGCAATTTGCATTCTAAATTGGAACGGCAGAAAACTATTGGAAGAGTTTCTACCATCGGTTGTCGAAAACAGTAAAGGTTACCCGATTTATCTTATAGACAACCAATCGTCTGATGATTATTTAACACTATTGCAAGAAAAATTTCCAGATGTTCGGGTTATACAAAACTCTGAGAATCATGGTTTTGCAAAAGGCTACAATATTGGTTTACAATCTATTGATGCAGAATATTTTTGTTTACTAAATTCGGATGTAGAAGTTAGCAAAAATTGGATAGAACCGGTTCTGCAACTTTTTGATACGGATAAAAACATTAGCGCAATTCAACCCAAAATTTTATCCTACCGAAACAAAGACGAGTTCGAATACGCTGGTGCTGCAGGCGGTTTTATTGATAATTTGGGCTATCCGTATTGCCGAGGAAGACTTTTTTTTACCATAGAAAAGGACAGACAACAATACAATGATTCGATTGAAATTTTTTGGGCTTCGGGCGCGTGTTTATTTATTCGTGCAAAAGATTATTGGGCTGTCGATGGTTTTGATGAAGATTTTGAGGCTCACATGGAAGAAATTGATTTATGTTGGCGTCTGAAAAATAGAGGCAAAAAGATTATGTTTTGCGGAGATTCTACGGTTTATCATTTAGGAGCTGCAACGCTGAAAAAAGATTCGTACAAAAAAATGTACCTCAACTACCGCAATAGTTTATGGATGAATGTGAAAAACCTACCCAAAAGTCGTTTATTTCCGTGTCTTTTTGCAAGACTTTCTTTAGACGGAATAGCGGCAATTGCTTTTTTACCAAGTAAAGGTTTCTCTCATTTGCGTGCTGTATTTTGGTCACACATGCACTTTTATCGTGGCCTGAAAAAAATGTATCGCAAACGAGAACTTCATCCTATCAAGAATTATTATCAGACAAAGTTTCTTGTTTTTCAGTATTTTATTGCTACCAAAAGAAAATTCACCGATCTCGATAATTAA
- the pncA gene encoding bifunctional nicotinamidase/pyrazinamidase, whose translation MKALIIVDLQYDFLPGGKLAVPHGDEIIKRINELQAKFELIIATQDWHPEKHQSFASQHPNNQVLDIVDLQGYPQTLWPDHCVQGTKGAELSHELHQNKLSAIIRKGMNPSIDSYSAFFDNNHQRKTGLHGYLQEQGVTEIFVCGLAADFCVYFTAMDALKLGYKVHILERAVKAIDNEMYQEKLKTFITKGGQLTSYLD comes from the coding sequence ATGAAAGCATTAATCATTGTCGATTTACAGTACGACTTTTTACCAGGTGGTAAATTGGCCGTTCCTCATGGAGATGAAATCATCAAACGCATCAACGAATTGCAAGCCAAGTTCGAGCTGATTATTGCCACCCAAGATTGGCACCCCGAAAAACACCAAAGTTTTGCATCTCAACATCCGAACAATCAAGTTTTGGATATTGTCGATTTGCAAGGTTATCCGCAAACACTATGGCCAGATCATTGTGTGCAAGGAACAAAAGGCGCAGAGTTGAGCCACGAATTACATCAGAACAAACTTTCCGCAATCATCCGAAAAGGCATGAATCCTTCGATCGATTCGTACAGTGCTTTTTTCGATAATAACCATCAACGCAAAACTGGCTTACACGGCTACTTACAAGAACAAGGCGTAACCGAAATTTTTGTATGCGGTTTGGCTGCTGATTTTTGTGTCTATTTCACCGCCATGGACGCACTGAAATTGGGATACAAAGTTCATATTCTCGAGCGTGCCGTAAAAGCGATTGATAATGAAATGTACCAAGAAAAACTAAAAACATTTATTACCAAAGGCGGACAACTCACAAGCTATTTGGATTAA
- a CDS encoding GLPGLI family protein, which yields MKQFIYTCLIAFSAIHVGFAQDQNIEATYVMKIDLNVEENLKNVPKAFQSEARKNLETANKEGVYVDYTLKADGKKSVYQLVEKISNDNSISAQVVKMMTMMDKEPLYKLIDNNEYTKLYDMFGKRYQIKDQLINFNWKITREKTKINGYDVTKATGVINDSIPVTAWYAPQITVKDGPDRFWGLPGLIVKVDGKNEKADFSIQLKDLKITDKPVKINVPTEKKTYTMKEYEEEMRIWEQNIREQMNQGVETD from the coding sequence ATGAAACAATTTATTTATACTTGTCTGATTGCTTTTTCTGCCATACATGTCGGATTTGCACAAGACCAAAACATAGAAGCCACCTATGTTATGAAAATCGATTTGAATGTTGAAGAAAACTTGAAAAACGTTCCGAAAGCATTTCAATCCGAAGCAAGAAAAAACCTAGAAACTGCTAATAAAGAAGGTGTTTATGTAGATTACACCCTGAAAGCAGATGGCAAAAAATCTGTTTATCAATTGGTAGAAAAAATTAGTAATGATAATTCGATATCGGCACAAGTCGTAAAAATGATGACGATGATGGACAAAGAACCTCTGTACAAATTAATCGACAACAACGAATACACAAAACTCTATGACATGTTTGGCAAACGCTACCAAATAAAAGACCAATTAATCAACTTCAACTGGAAAATAACCCGTGAGAAAACTAAAATCAACGGATACGATGTTACCAAAGCAACAGGCGTTATCAACGACAGCATTCCGGTAACTGCTTGGTATGCACCACAAATTACTGTAAAAGATGGTCCCGACCGTTTTTGGGGTTTGCCAGGTTTGATTGTGAAAGTTGACGGTAAAAATGAAAAAGCAGATTTTTCTATCCAATTAAAAGACCTAAAAATCACTGATAAACCAGTGAAAATTAACGTTCCGACCGAAAAGAAAACCTATACCATGAAAGAATACGAAGAAGAAATGCGTATTTGGGAACAAAACATTCGCGAACAAATGAACCAAGGCGTAGAAACCGATTAA